The Betta splendens chromosome 4, fBetSpl5.4, whole genome shotgun sequence genome contains a region encoding:
- the mysm1 gene encoding histone H2A deubiquitinase MYSM1, which produces MEDEVDVDIEGDVFESPDSELDGAALAQEQLLQSAWRSSAGMLPWELDNSISPENREAIERMLLEEQYYLTGKGVPDHIWGSDVNHKAKVKRSPAKSSASASSSRWSKQEKALFEEGLAQFGRRWTKIAKLVGSRTVLQVKSYARQYFKHKGKAEPKAAAPSAGPMPELPHTTSSLAHVVANTVRIEKLSDDEDEDVDITDEPGDDANSKDKQQIVVKTEFCEAEQQAPTEVLKDRFTDEQKEEGQEETKDQHSHTWFPMAESPQSSSSHLYSEEYGVSQLDEKSDLTESCILKNIEAIAQKDLKQMMDMTEGQGSHSEGSSEALQLEESCQDGADSADETKQSVADKPAEAREEEDEVEDEEEEELKIPEQEIEMDVDTITEEEKQAIPEFFEGRPSKTPERYLKIRNYILDQWWRSRPKYLNKTSVRPGLKNCGDVNCIGRIHTYLELIGAINFHCEQAVYNRPKVVDRSKHKEGKDVLEAYQLAQRLQSMRTRKRRVRDTWGNWRDPKDLEGQTYEHFTAEEQARRREEMKKQSKLCRTNRYRGSLDPFQLIPCRSFGEDVQEPFQVIVCTETLLIMDMHAHVSRCEVIGLLGGIFKKDEKVLKICAAEPCNSVSTGLQCEMDPVSQTQACDVLSSLGFSVVGWYHSHPSFHPNPSVRDISTQDQFQSYFSRGGAPFIGMIVSPYDPANPSPHSQTTCLLVRESQEPSAPQKLPFGFDFLSSQDIPDWEQTMRRAHWIINKYSQSPGSVQMNRRFRRDSHLTCLEKMLSSLARYMEPLPDEEGEPFLTQIQSLFHSDFIAKQHQQEEAASFSRLVDSDDLSFDQGPQMGDCDQDCGTASDSNVQPTTQSPTSDTNSSTVLHLGSVLSPEHDYLL; this is translated from the exons ATGGAGGACGAGGTGGATGTTGACATCGAGGGAGACGTGTTTGAAAGCCCTGATAG cgagCTGGACGGAGCAGCTTTGGCCCAGGAGCAGTTGCTGCAGTCTgcgtggaggagcagcgcgGGGATGCTG CCGTGGGAGCTGGACAACTCCATCAGCCCGGAGAACAGGGAGGCGATAGAGCggatgctgctggaggaaca GTACTATCTGACAGGCAAAGGGGTTCCTGATCATATTTGGGGAAGTGATGTTAACCACAAGGCCAAAGTGAAGAG GTCTCCAGCCAAGAGCTCCGCCTCGGCTTCATCTTCTCGCTGGTCCAAACAAGAGAAAGCGCTGTTTGAGGAAGGGCTG GCACAGTTCGGTCGAAGGTGGACTAAGATTGCCAAGTTAGTGGGCAGCCGTACTGTTCTCCAGGTCAAGAGCTATGCCAGACAGTATTTCAAACACAAG GGCAAAGCAGAACCCAaagctgcagctccctctgcaggtCCTATGCCAGAACTTCCTCACACCACTTCCAGTCTTGCTCATGTTGTAGCCAACACCGTTCGTATAGAGAAGCTttctgatgatgaggatgaagacgtAGACATCACAGATGAACCAGGTGATGATGCAAACTctaaagacaaacagcagattGTGGTGAAGACTGAGTTCTGTGAGGCAGAGCAGCAAGCACCCACTGAGGTTTTGAAGGACCGATTTACAGACGAGCAGAAGGAAGAAGGTCAGGAGGAGACAAAGGACCAACACAGCCACACGTGGTTTCCTATGGCAGAAAGTCCTCAGTCCTCATCTTCACACCTGTACTCGGAGGAGTATGGCGTCAGTCAACTGGATGAGAAAAGTGACCTGACAGAATCATGTATTCTAAAAAACATTGAGGCAATAGCACAGAAAGACTTAAAGCAAATGATGGATATGACTGAAGGCCAGGGTTCCCACTCTGAAGGTTCATCCGAGGCTCTTCAACTGGAAGAGTCCTGTCAGGATGGTGCAG ATTCAGCTGATGAAACAAAGCAGAGTGTAGCTGATAAACCAGCAGAAgcccgggaggaggaggatgaggttgaggatgaagaagaggaggaactcAAGATACCTGAGCAGGAAATCGAGATGGACGTGGACACcatcactgaggaggagaaacaagcTATCCCAGAGTTCTTTGAGGGGCGACCATCCAAGACCCCCGAGAGATACCTGAAGATCAGAAACTACATCCTGGATCAGTG gtggaggagcaggccaAAGTACCTGAACAAGACATCGGTTCGCCCGGGCTTGAAGAACTGTGGAGACGTCAACTGCATTGGCAGAATACACACCTACCTGGAACTGATTGGCGCCATCAACTTCCACTGTG AGCAAGCAGTGTATAATCGCCCCAAGGTGGTGGACCGCTCCAAACATAAGGAGGGCAAGGATGTGCTCGAGGCTTATCAGCTCGCCCAGAGACTGCAGAGCATG CGGACCAGGAAGCGCCGCGTGAGGGACACATGGGGAAACTGGCGTGACCCCAAAGATTTAGAGGGCCAGACGTATGAG CATTTcactgcagaagaacaagctcGGCGGAGAGAAGAGATGAAGAAACAGTCTAAACTTTGCAGAACGAACAGATACAGAGG GTCTTTGGATCCCTTCCAGCTGATTCCCTGCAGGTCTTTTGGGGAAGATGTACAG gagccaTTCCAGGTTATCGTTTGCACAGAGACCCTTCTCATCATGGACATG CATGCCCATGTGTCACGGTGTGAAGTTATCGGCTTGCTAGGTGGAATCtttaaaaaagatgaaaaagtaCTGAAG ATCTGTGCAGCAGAGCCTTGTAACAGTGTAAGTACAGGCTTACAGTGTGAGATGGACCCAGTGTCTCAGACCCAGGCCTGTGATGTGCTGTCATCCCTGGGCTTCAGTGTGGTGGGCTGGTACCACTCACATCCCTCCTTCCACCCTAATCCTTCAGTACGGGACATAAGCACGCAGGACCAGTTTCAG AGTTATTTCTCCCGTGGTGGTGCCCCCTTCATTGGGATGATCGTAAGTCCATACGACCCAGCCAACCCCTCCCCTCACTCCCAAACCACCTGCTTGTTGGTGAGAGAGAGCCAGGAGCCTTCAGCCCCTCAGA AGCTGCCTTTCGGATTTGACTTCCTGTCATCACAAGACATTCCAGACTGGGAGCAAACGATGAGGAGAGCTCACTGGATCATCAACAAGTACTCGCAGTCGCCTGG GAGTGTGCAGATGAACAGGCGCTTTCGTAGAGACTCTCATCTCACTTGTTTGGAGAAG ATGCTGTCATCTCTAGCCAGGTACATGGAGCCCCTGCCAGATGAGGAGGGAGAACCCTTTCTCACACAGATTCAGTCACTCTTCCACTCAGACTTCATTGCcaagcagcatcagcaggaggaggcagcatctTTTTCTAGACTAGTGGACTCAGATGACCTTTCGTTTGATCAGGGACCCCAGATGGGGGACTGTGATCAGGATTGCGGCACAGCATCAGACAGCAATGTACAGCCCACCACACAGAGCCCAACCTCAGACAcgaacagcagcacagtgttaCATCTAGGCTCAGTGTTATCGCCTGAACACGACTATTTACTGTGA